The nucleotide sequence AACCAAAATTGGTCATTATAAGATTAAAACTCATTTGCGTTAATTTTATATCATTGTTGAAAGTGTGCTACTCAACCAAAACCAAAACTCGAGCACATAAAAGTACTTTAAATCTTGACTAGAACCCATGATATAAAATATTGAGTTGTGCCAATTGAGATGGGTGGAATTTACAATTCCACCTATCGATCGACACCAGCACGAGTTCGAAGCCTTGAGGTCGCCCCGACCTCACGACAACCTCGTGCGATCGTGGAGACAGTCGAACCACACAACAACCTTTTAAGGTCATAAAGGTAGTTGCTACCTTGTGAGGCTATGGAATTCATTttcgtttttatttttttcatttccattttttttatttttttttatacagtTAATTCTAATTCCTTTCCCTCTCTTAATTTTTTCTTCCTTCATCCGTTAATTTTTTTCTACTTCATCATTAATTATTTCTTTTCCCTTCATCCATCTATGAGGGTAaatagagaagaagaaaaagtctCTTTACCTATTTAAGGATAGTTATTTTTTCGCTCCTTCATCCATCCACGAGATAAACAACAAAAATACCTCAAAAAGGATAGTTAATTTTTTCCCCTCATTCATTTATCCATTGGTAaatagagaaaaataaactttaagAGGGCGGAAATACATTGTTAGaaaaaaacatatataatatactataatataatataatatctaaccttataaaatatactactatgaattaaaaaatatatatatataaatttggtttaattttaaaataattaaaataaattatgtcTACATGGTGGACTTCAACTAACCCTAAATTGACTTTTACTCAATAAGCATCAAACATTTTTAATAACAAAACTTGAATTCAACATTCAACATCTCAAATATAACTCAAAAGTAAACATTTATATCaatcaatattattaaaaatattttttaattaatatatttatattttagaaAAGGTACCAGAACAGCATTGGCACGAAAACAACATCATTCCGGTCATAAATGAAACTTCACCatgattcaaaattttaaaccttgaccaAAACCATGATAAAGTTTAGGATCCCATGACATCTTCAATTTAGCAAAGATGATTATATCTGGATCGTCAACAACTTTGTGTTTTGAAGATGGGCATCTTCAAGATTGTCATCTACTTCAATCAAACCATTGCATCCTCAAAATTTCTCAATCTTTTGGCAATGCTCTAGCTTTATCACCTTGGTTTAATgtcttttcataatttttttctaCAAGACATTTGATATAACAAGTTGTACATAATATTTGTGCCCAATTTGAGAAGAGTTAAATTATTAAAGTTATTAGTAACATTTACAGGTTTAGTCCGGAATTGGGTACTTTGTCTTTGAGTTTCATGAAATGCTGCACCGCCTTAGCCCCAAGACAACTTTTCCCTACCTCCCAAATGTCAAACTTTTGAACTACTCCTTGGAGTTGTTCCCAATATTGTTCCACCGCAATGTCAGGGTTCTAGATTACTCTTTGCTGTTTTTCATACATATAATAAATCTtctgaaatcatttttaaattggATAATTCTTCatcaaatttcttttttataaacaaCTGATATTTTCTCATAGCAATATGTGTAGATTCTGCTAATAATTTTGTTCAAGTAACTCTAGCCTATTTTCTTCCACTGTATTGGTCATAATAGCACAAGAACCTAAATCTCTTTAAATAAACTAGCTGTTCTATCTAAAAACATAAATGCCAAATGTATATAGCATGTAACTTCAGCATACCTGAATTCCACAACATGGCCAGCAATCTCAGCAAGCTCAAAGCATCTTGTTTTGTTGTTCTTGAACTCCTCTAACAGTGAGGATGCTATGTGTTCCTCCATGTTCTGGAGTTTATTAAAAATCCATGATCCTATACTGCTACCTTTTTCGTTTCTCAAGCCATAAGGAAATTGCATAGAGCAATCACCAAACCAAAGTGTGCTATTATGTCCAACCGGAGAACCAAGCCGTCCTGCTAAAGGGCTTTGTGGATAAGGTAAGCCAAGTCCAAAAGTAGGATTAGCATAGTAACCAGCATTAAGTGAACCAGATTTTGCGAGCATTGGGAAACCAGACTGTTTCTGTGATTGAAAATATGATTCAAGGTAAGCCTTTAATGGAGGATCACTATAGTTAGCAGCAACTGGAGAAGTATATTCAGCAGCTTTCAGGTTCTCAAAGTAGAGAGGGTTATTAAGAGGTGTATGGACAGCAGATGCTGCAGACTGACTGCCAATTAGACTATGATTCTGCCAATCTGCAAGTGGAGTTAAACTTGGTGTTACATAAGTACTGCCTCCAGAAGCCCTGGATTCTGTTGTAAGAAATGCTCCTGAAGCAGAAGCATAATTTCCAAATACAGAGGGCATAGTTCTTGAGTCAATATAATTGTGCAACGTTGAAGGTAATGCAGAGGTACCAGAATAAGTACTGAATCCACTACCTGCAAAGGATGCATTTACACTCTCAAAGTTCTGATAATGGCAAAGTGAATTATCAGGACCAGTAACGATAGTTGACGAAGGTGACTTCACATATGAATTGGCAGTTGATTTGGTAGACCTACATGGTTCAACTGAATCACTAGCTCTGGGACCTGAATCTCTGACCTCCACCACACGTCCAGAAGCAGCATCAAGTGAAGACTTGAATGAACCTGCAAGAGAGTGGACCTTTAAAGAATATGGATCCAAATTGTTCTCCATAGTGCGCATGTTAACATTTTCTTGGATTGACAGCGAACCAAATAGAAAGTTATGGTGATCATCCAATTCACTTCGAAGATCTGATTGACATACACTGCCATTGTTTAGTGTGCCATTAGTTGATAAGTTTAAACTTGATAATGCAGCTATAAGGTTATCAGAGTCAATAGAACTTGATATGTCTTTACACTTCTGACCATTGGGACCAATTCTCTGGCCTATAGGTGGAAGAGAAGGACTAACAACCCTAGCAACTACCTGAGGATCAGAAGCAGTGTTTTTGCCAAGCGATGAATTTCCAACTGATACAAAATTATGTGGCATTGGAAGTCCGTTGATGCTTTGTACGTATTCAACAGATTTTTGTGCAGCTAAAGTTGAGATTTCATTGTTTAAAACAAGATGAGAATCAACAGAGCTTGATACTTCAAGATCATTCACATGGTTACGACATAGTGAATGTGGTGGCACTTCACAGTCAAAGTCATCCTGAGAAGACAAACAATATTTCTAACTAAATttagaaaacaaattttgaacAAGTAATGTGCGTCTCTAGATGACATCCATAAAACAATCCTAGAGGATATCCATCTAGAATGAATTATATGCATACTGAATAGAGATTGAATGAGAAATAATTTAACTTTTGGTTCCAAAAGGCATGCTATTAGTGATCAATCATAATTCATAATGAGGGTAAATAAGAACATTTATATACAAAAACATCTTTACAAGAATGAGAACATTAACATTTAAAACATCTTCAGAAGAACCATGATTCACAAACTCAAGGAGTATTACAAAaagttaatattaaaaaaaatgtgcTGATTGTAATTCCAAAAGTATGTGTGACATTTTTGCCAAGTGTATGATTCTGAGTGTTACACCAAAATCATTGGTTAAAGATGCAGTATGTATATGATGGCTCGAACTTCAAATTCCATTGTCAATATGCTATTTGTCGTCTCATACCAATTTTATAGTATACCGATCCAATTCCATTTCATTCTCATGTTAAGTATCTTTTCCTACAGGTCTTAATGATAATATTAACTTAGTAATATGCCACTTCTACTTGAAAATTCTAAATTCCTCCATGGTCCACAGTCACCTTAACTTGCTGTTTCTGTGTCCATCACCGAACCATTTTCCCATCTAGCAACATGTAATTAGAATCCAGATATTTAATGACCACGAACATTGAAGGAAGATGAACCACTAGGAAGGTCATAGAAAGTATCTTGGTTATTGCTCAAAGTAAGTCAGCGAGCAATTTAAGATTCTTCATTGAGGACAGTTCTACTCCAACAAAACTTAGAGCATGGCTTGCTATTTCTAGAATAACTCACCATAGGCAGCAGAACATACTGCAACAATAAGTAAAAGGAAACAAATTTGAACAAGATATAGATATACTGGAGGAGATGTTTTTGGCATGGAAAATCACCTGAAGGTCATCAGCAAAGCTCTTTTGTCGACCCAGTGAATACTGAACCAACCCTGCTTCTGTGTTATCCAACCATTCCCTTTTTTCTGGGACCTCCCTTGGGTCGACAGCAAGCTCCTCTGGAGTGAGCATTAGCTGCTGCGACAAAAGTGAGGCACTGCCCCCTTCGTCCCACAGGTTCATTGTCCTCCTATTCCCAAACCACTCACTAGCTGATCTTCCAACTTGAAGCCTATGAATCGACCTTGAGTCCTCTTTGGAGAGCAACGGCGGTGGAAGCCTAGGGTTCAGATTGACATGCGAGCAGTAATAAGAGAAGTAAGCCGGATGGGATCGGAGTTCCTCCTCAGATGATGGCTCATTTCCATTCTGCGATTGCAACAAATCCAGCACACCGGCTCTGACCTCCTGACTCAATATCCCTCCCACAGCATTTATGGACCCCTCGACGGTTGGTGGGGCTGAGCCGCTGCGGAAAATATTGAGGTCCCTCTCTTGATCACTCATCTCATGCTTCCTCTGTTCCAGCAGCGGCATTCCCAGCGCCCCCAAATCATCACcctttaaactctctcttttcaGGTCATCAAACCAACGCCCGTCTAGGAATGCATCGTCACTGGCCTCTCCTTAGGACAAAACTCGTGGCAATGGGAcactgtacaaaaaaaaattaatgaacaTAGAACAAGAGATGCGTTAATGATTGTAATTTTACCAGCTCTACTCTTCGAAAACACCAACATAGCTACCACAAATTAGCAATTGTATCGTTCACCACCAAACTAAGTAGCGCATCAGTTCCGATTGAAAACCTCAAAATCCCAACTCTACAAACGGGCACATAGCGGTTCTCGGAGATGCACCGCTGCGCCAAGTTCAAGTTTTTCTTAAGGAATTCGATAGATCGGAATAAAAAGGTGCAATCTCAACTTCACTGAACTTGAGATGATTGCTAGTTGGCGACCCGCTCCGCCATTAGGATGGAAGGTGCAGCTTGCTCCAGGCGCGGCCTCCTCAGAGGCAGTGGGAGCGGAGAGTGGGAGTGACGTAGTGCGGCGATAAGCAAAAGATGAGGAGGAGGCCAGCCGTCTGATTCTTCATCGAACGGCCCAGGTGGATCGAGCCTCCTGCAACTGCAAGAACCCTAGGTTTCTAAGGCAAATGCTTAATCCAGATATATTAGCAAATttacagaagaaaaaaaaacgcaTTTTAAATTTTACTTGGAAAAAACTCTAAAATATTTAATGTGACTCGTTCATGCCTTATTTTATCCCAATAAACGCagtaatgaaattaaaaaaaaatgaatatatatatataatttatacatAGTGAGTAATCTTGGTTTGCTGCAAACGTCAAGGAGATGAAGGgatgtcctttccccttcgtcttcctcgatCTTCCTATAAAAGGAGCGTCCAAGCAATGAAAAAAAGCAAGCGAATGAAACGGAGGTGATCAGAGAGCACAATGAAATTGTGAGGTGATCAGCGAGTGTTGGAGAACGTCTAGAGGTTGGGATTTGATTCGTAAAAAAGTTCGAGGAGGTTCCGAGTGGTGATCTTCTCGACGACAGCAACGAGTTCATCGGGAGATCCATGTAAGTAATTTACAGTTTACTTTTCGATTGTATTTCATGCTATCCgaaccaacaatggtatcagagtaaAATTATGGTTCTGAAAGCATTAAATAAAACTGTGAAATGCTCGTGTTTTTTTTCgtcgagaagaagatgaacaatacgTACTGTTCATCCGTCAAgtgaatcgattcaattcaattgaatcatttcaatcgattcaaaatcgtaATGCACAGtgttttcatttttttcaaaGTATGGTActgaatcgattcatgaatcgattgagaaaaaaaatgaattgattcatcaatcgattgagaaCAAAAATAAAAGATGCAGAGTGTATTTTTTGACGAAGCACGGTGTacatttaattagttttttttctcCTTCACTTAGATAAACCTGCatgtgtaaaattttaattaaatatatttattaagtaattaaatacataatgaaatgaattattaattaataaataaatatttaattaatttattgttcAATTTACTAAAAATTGAACCATaccaacttgtccaatcaaacacaggtctagtttaaattattagttgatttaagcagaccaatttgattcaatgatacctagatctggttcaaattatttattGGTTTAACCAGTTCGGTTTATTATTAAATCAATTGGCGTGATCTTGATTACATaagttgggctgatcaaatatgatAAAATTAGTTCTATTGTATtatatttgatcaaaaagattagatttgttctaatgagtcagacttaatccaatgggcattggatgaatcaaacaaacctaagtttgatcaataagtctgagattgactcaaatggtCAGAAAGctctgaccaattagattagttctaatgaggacaatagactaagcTTGAAATCCGAACTCTTGATCGACCGgtctaatgggtcagtcgacttaaactcctgaaaatcgagaagatttatttttcttgatttataataatGGTTTTATGcctatataaattgaattaaactagttttgtactggttagtcggttttgtactgacttatttaaattcaatttttcagatgacaCGGgctattaccacattgactcgtcgcgaagtacGGCGAAACtagctccgagaggagattcaggagatagagtataagtctgcttataGAGTCACGGGCATGTTAGACGGCTTaatagactattttggaaacttgagcaagaagagtttccagtcctagacggttataggatctgggcattgatgcattcattgcagAGTATCCTAAGgtaatagcagactatgtatggggacgtcatgaaggacgcgtcacatattcagaACTATGTGAGAAACTGCTTCACCATATAGGTGAAGAAGATCCtgaagaatctgaagaggatccaaATCCCAAATAAATGGACCtcgaagaatctgaggaggatccagaaatggattctgaagatttagaggaggatccaaatcccGCAGAATCTGAGGATGATCTGGAGATgaacctcgaagaatttgaagaggatctagaaatggatcctgaagattttgaggaggatccagagatggatcccgaGGAGGATCAAGAGATGGATCCCGAAGAATCAGAGGATGATCCTTAAGAGTGTGTaaaagatccagaaatggatctgatggatacatcTGAAGCTGAACCACCCATCATAGAATCCGGGATAAACAGGATACAATTACCCACTGCTatagcatttatcctagtgggagtagtgctagcttatctatgttactagttttttgtttactgtcgttatgtacgaacagtgttagctcatctagtttttgagtcatgtaataatttctgtcgttatgtacgaatagaattatataatgaaaagttatgttatatgttaacaaacttggaaatgattagttcatatgaaaatgattagtttattttaataatgattcgttTATTAGATGGGATATATGTAATATGATTGATTaacgttgattagattagaacatacaaatgatgagtgaaaacaatgttatcacttgattttgtaagcTAACTTTAATTTgcactgagtcaataaataattgcacatatatgaattacactgaaataataaataatgtgtttatttatgtagatcttgacaactaaaaacatcatagttgaactcaataagggtgagaaattatatgaggataactacaaaatctggcacctcaagatacaatacgtctTGAGGAACAAAAAGTTCTAGAGActgtaaatcaaatcatggaaAACCAGCTGATGGTTCAACaacacagcacagacgtgaccttgatgcctataaggcatggaaaaggaaggactccattgctaagggtatattgattagttcgaTGTGGATAAcctagtatttgagtatgagccattaccatctgcTCATGctatctgggtagcccttagagagaagtacagtggagtaagtctgagtaagctccaTTAGCTAagtatcaagtttgatagctgtaaaaagcgctcgaatgttaccatgacccaacatcttagggagatgggtaacatgattcgagagcttaagactgctggttatgtattgaccgatgaacaacaggttcagacAGTTAtatgttcccttcctgattcttgggaaacgatgaaatatattttgacccacagtgagagtatcaaaattttcaccgatgtctcacgccatgttgaacttgaggcggagaggattgaatccgcaaggatttctggtcaagcttttgtatctgaaggttctggttccaagaataagaaaagatggtttaagaaaggaaagggaaaaggaaaggaggctagtattgttgctgttaaaaaccaaatcaagaagaaaggaaagaaatatggacaaagacCTATGAGCAAGTTGACCTGCTTCAACTATGGCAAGAAaggtcattttgctcgggattgtactgagcctaaaaaggtaggtCCATTGttatcttctttccacgagcaatatgttgcaagtacagtgttgttagctgattcgtatcctttgtgaattgtagattcaggagcaatgaaccacgtagcacgtgatcgagctacatatgtggagtaccatcGGGTACCAGctagcaacaaatggatatatgtaggaaacaatgcaagaattgaagtcaaaggaattgacacttgcaagctcaacctacgtggtgggcgtACCTTGTTTctgcatgatgtcctgtatgctccagagattcgacggaatctggtttccatcatttgtcttcttgatttaggttacaatgtaaatttttatagccgttgtgtggaacttcgaattaactctgtgttaattgggtatggttatgtaacaaatggttttatggttcttgatgtagaaccaaataataatgatggttgtttttcaaacattgctcttactaataatgttgatgttaatgatgaaatttggcatgctaggttaggacatataggacaaaaACGAATGAATATATTAGCTAAGGAGGgtcttttaggcactcatgctaagattaacttgtctatatgtgagcattgtcttgcaggaaagacgacaaggaaaccatttggtaaggctattagggctggatcaccattgcaattaattcattcggatatttatggtccaatgaatatgaaggctagaaataggagttcttatttcattacatttattaatgacttcacacgttttaatcatgtgtatttgatttctcacaaatctgaagcatttgattgctttattcgttacttgaacgaagttgagaatcaattggaacataaggttaaaaccttgcgcactagccatggaggtgaatatttatctgatcagttcaagacaatgtgtaatgagaaagggattattagacagctaactatccctgtaattccacaacaaaatggggttgctgaaagaagaaataagactcttcttgaaatgattaggtctatgatggggcaggctaatttgccaatctcctattggggagatgcattattagttgcggtcTATATATTTAACAAAGCgtcttcaaagtcagtttcatcTACCTCACATCAACGTTGGATAGACAGAAAGccggatttaagtaatctgagaccttggagGTCAGCTGTCTACGTTCATGATAAAACTCACGAACATGGAAAATTAGGACTCAGAGGTAacaagtgtatctttataaggtactctaagacttctaagggttatgtttttattggtaagcgacaagatggaatcatctctgaaatagagtcaagagatgctacttttcttgaaactgagttcccaacacgaggtgaagttgataagacaattcctctatatgagatagaggaggatgATAGTATTCCTTTATCCACAGATCAGGAGATGCctaaatctagtcaacctagtggaagtaatttgccactgaatgagtcagtttctcaacagtctaaccttcggagaagtagtcgtcagattattcctcggagaaggtttgatattgagaatgaggcattgatgattctcccggttgatgatgaggaacctcgaactgttgaggaagctttgagaagctcagttagaaaagaatggaaaattacaatggatgaagaaatggagtcaatgagaaataatcaagtttgggatttagtcaatcttcctccaggccgaagggctattgggaataagtggattctcaaagtaaagaggaaagtaaatgaatcgattaatcgatacaaagcttgattagttgcaaaaggatatacccaaatgggggtattgactttgaagagacattctccctagttgtga is from Zingiber officinale cultivar Zhangliang chromosome 7B, Zo_v1.1, whole genome shotgun sequence and encodes:
- the LOC122006934 gene encoding pumilio homolog 3-like isoform X2; the protein is MPLLEQRKHEMSDQERDLNIFRSGSAPPTVEGSINAVGGILSQEVRAGVLDLLQSQNGNEPSSEEELRSHPAYFSYYCSHVNLNPRLPPPLLSKEDSRSIHRLQVGRSASEWFGNRRTMNLWDEGGSASLLSQQLMLTPEELAVDPREVPEKREWLDNTEAGLVQYSLGRQKSFADDLQDDFDCEVPPHSLCRNHVNDLEVSSSVDSHLVLNNEISTLAAQKSVEYVQSINGLPMPHNFVSVGNSSLGKNTASDPQVVARVVSPSLPPIGQRIGPNGQKCKDISSSIDSDNLIAALSSLNLSTNGTLNNGSVCQSDLRSELDDHHNFLFGSLSIQENVNMRTMENNLDPYSLKVHSLAGSFKSSLDAASGRVVEVRDSGPRASDSVEPCSGFSTYSGTSALPSTLHNYIDSRTMPSVFGNYASASGAFLTTESRASGGSTYVTPSLTPLADWQNHSLIGSQSAASAVHTPLNNPLYFENLKAAEYTSPVAANYSDPPLKAYLESYFQSQKQSGFPMLAKSGSLNAGYYANPTFGLGLPYPQSPLAGRLGSPVGHNSTLWFGDCSMQFPYGLRNEKGSSIGSWIFNKLQNMEEHIASSLLEEFKNNKTRCFELAEIAGHVVEFSADQYGSRFIQQKLEIATTEEKNMVFQEIMPHAISLMSDVFGNYVVQKFLEHGSSAQRRELANKLNGHVLALSLQMYGCRVIQKAIEVVDLDQKKKIVLELDGSVIRCVRDQNGNHVIQKCIECVPQDVIQFIISTFYDQVVALSTHPYGCRVIQRVLEYCDDVKTQHIVMGEIIQSVCLLVQDQYGNYVVQHVLEHGNPDERSAIIKQLSGKIVQMSLQKFASNVVEKCLTFGSFEERQILVNEMLGSTDENEPLQAMMKDQFANYVIQKVLETCDNQQREFIVSRIKDHLSALKKYTYGKHIVARVEKLVAAGERRIEFQTPSTSPVAREPTLYS
- the LOC122006934 gene encoding pumilio homolog 3-like isoform X1 — encoded protein: MPLLEQRKHEMSDQERDLNIFRSGSAPPTVEGSINAVGGILSQEVRAGVLDLLQSQNGNEPSSEEELRSHPAYFSYYCSHVNLNPRLPPPLLSKEDSRSIHRLQVGRSASEWFGNRRTMNLWDEGGSASLLSQQLMLTPEELAVDPREVPEKREWLDNTEAGLVQYSLGRQKSFADDLQDDFDCEVPPHSLCRNHVNDLEVSSSVDSHLVLNNEISTLAAQKSVEYVQSINGLPMPHNFVSVGNSSLGKNTASDPQVVARVVSPSLPPIGQRIGPNGQKCKDISSSIDSDNLIAALSSLNLSTNGTLNNGSVCQSDLRSELDDHHNFLFGSLSIQENVNMRTMENNLDPYSLKVHSLAGSFKSSLDAASGRVVEVRDSGPRASDSVEPCRSTKSTANSYVKSPSSTIVTGPDNSLCHYQNFESVNASFAGSGFSTYSGTSALPSTLHNYIDSRTMPSVFGNYASASGAFLTTESRASGGSTYVTPSLTPLADWQNHSLIGSQSAASAVHTPLNNPLYFENLKAAEYTSPVAANYSDPPLKAYLESYFQSQKQSGFPMLAKSGSLNAGYYANPTFGLGLPYPQSPLAGRLGSPVGHNSTLWFGDCSMQFPYGLRNEKGSSIGSWIFNKLQNMEEHIASSLLEEFKNNKTRCFELAEIAGHVVEFSADQYGSRFIQQKLEIATTEEKNMVFQEIMPHAISLMSDVFGNYVVQKFLEHGSSAQRRELANKLNGHVLALSLQMYGCRVIQKAIEVVDLDQKKKIVLELDGSVIRCVRDQNGNHVIQKCIECVPQDVIQFIISTFYDQVVALSTHPYGCRVIQRVLEYCDDVKTQHIVMGEIIQSVCLLVQDQYGNYVVQHVLEHGNPDERSAIIKQLSGKIVQMSLQKFASNVVEKCLTFGSFEERQILVNEMLGSTDENEPLQAMMKDQFANYVIQKVLETCDNQQREFIVSRIKDHLSALKKYTYGKHIVARVEKLVAAGERRIEFQTPSTSPVAREPTLYS